A DNA window from Vigna angularis cultivar LongXiaoDou No.4 chromosome 1, ASM1680809v1, whole genome shotgun sequence contains the following coding sequences:
- the LOC108347332 gene encoding uncharacterized protein LOC108347332: protein MFSSLLTLLIYTLLRVTLSFLAPITAQAFVPSDSMDIKGWRNSGKRAIHLGRCHREIEHVHSLSATVAPKLRWKLLWMKIKKEKKRLFQSASFQVPYDQHTYSQNFDQGTALDEPDNLSRSFSVRFADPSIVFVTRKG, encoded by the coding sequence ATGTTTTCGTCACTCCTCACTTTGCTCATTTACACTCTCTTGCGTGTCACTTTGAGCTTCCTGGCTCCAATCACAGCACAAGCTTTTGTTCCAAGTGACTCCATGGATATCAAAGGTTGGCGGAATTCCGGCAAGAGAGCAATCCATCTGGGAAGGTGTCACCGTGAGATTGAGCATGTGCACTCGCTATCAGCCACCGTAGCACCCAAGTTGCGGTGGAAGCTATTGTGGATGAAGatcaagaaagagaaaaagaggcTTTTTCAGTCTGCATCGTTTCAGGTCCCTTATGATCAACACACTTACTCTCAGAATTTCGATCAAGGCACTGCGCTTGATGAACCTGATAATCTCTCCAGATCTTTCTCTGTTCGCTTTGCCGATCCTTCTATCGTATTTGTAACAAGAAAAGGGTAG
- the LOC108347748 gene encoding FRIGIDA-like protein 4a: MATQLSTTPSSKVDQFFEELEAKKTILAKCTNLFTTLSTHFSSLQNSVTDKSQFLDSKLQSLESISGETLQSLHRRQTSIPERESAAAARISDQKEAALAELRAPPLTDPDLSTALKSLSRKMDAAALLRFVVSKRKESASLRAEIAEAMAEAVDPPRLVLEAVEEFLRSKAAKSGVTDKRWACGLLIQALMVSESREYSRKIMERAVAVVEMWKEHLDGESDSGAAEVVMFLQMVVCFGLRSRFDDEYLRKFVMEFASRRDMAKLAASLQFGDKIIDIIDELISSGKEIEAVYFASESGLTERFPPINLLKSYHRNYKKNVTTMSKKGNSNHATTDDSSTSELNSIKAIIKCVEDHKLESEFNLDHLRKRATLLEKAKAERKKSSTSGTKPQNKRGNRGNGSSSSRPAKSAKFSNAHSSSFGRRNLAPSLQPSPVARFSGPFNYPSQTVFDGATANPYAATYGTTHTQSPAGITQQHYSIPVDNLGPSGYRSSGSYSGQATYGIYDYRNGAPLTYPPPYTVDQPTYRG, encoded by the exons ATGGCGACCCAATTGTCAACGACACCATCCTCGAAGGTCGACCAATTCTTCGAGGAGCTGGAAGCAAAGAAGACTATCCTGGCCAAATGCACAAACCTCTTCACCACCCTCTCCACCCACTTCTCTTCCCTCCAAAACTCCGTCACCGATAAATCCCAATTTCTCGATTCAAAGCTCCAATCTCTCGAATCCATCTCCGGCGAAACCCTCCAATCCCTCCACCGCCGCCAGACTTCCATCCCGGAGCGCGAGTCCGCGGCAGCCGCCCGCATCAGTGACCAGAAGGAGGCCGCTCTAGCCGAGCTTCGCGCCCCTCCTCTTACGGACCCCGACCTCTCTACCGCGCTCAAATCCCTCTCGCGGAAGATGGACGCTGCGGCGCTGCTGCGGTTCGTTGTGTCGAAGCGAAAGGAGTCGGCGTCGCTGAGGGCTGAGATCGCTGAGGCAATGGCGGAGGCGGTCGACCCGCCGCGGCTGGTGCTAGAGGCGGTAGAGGAGTTTCTGAGGAGCAAGGCGGCGAAGTCCGGGGTGACGGATAAGAGGTGGGCGTGCGGGCTTCTGATTCAGGCGCTGATGGTTTCGGAATCGAGAGAATATTCTAGGAAGATAATGGAGAGAGCCGTTGCGGTTGTGGAAATGTGGAAGGAGCATTTGGATGGAGAATCAGATAGTGGTGCAGCAGAAGTGGTTATGTTTCTGCAGATGGTGGTGTGTTTTGGGTTAAGGTCCAGGTTTGATGACGAGTATTTGAGGAAGTTCGTTATGGAGTTTGCTTCTAGAAGGGACATGGCAAAGCTTGCTGCTTCCTTACAGTTCGGGGACAAGATCATAG ATATTATAGATGAACTCATTAGCAGTGGCAAAGAGATAGAAGCTGTTTATTTTGCTTCAGAATCAGGTTTAACTGAAAGATTTCCTCCGATCAACCTACTCAAGTCCTATCACCGGAACTACAAAAAGAATGTTACTACCATGTCGAAAAAGGGAAACAGCAATCATGCTACAACG GATGATTCAAGCACTTCAGAGTTGAATTCCATTAAGGCTATAATAAAATGTGTAGAAGATCACAAGCTTGAATCAGAATTTAACCTTGATCATTTGAGGAAGCGAGCTACCCTTCTTGAGAAAGCTAAGgcagaaaggaaaaagagtTCAACATCAGGAACTAAACCTCAGAACAAACGAGGCAATCGAGGCAATGGATCCAGTTCTTCCCGTCCAGCCAAATCAGCCAAATTTAGTAATGCACACTCGTCATCTTTCGGCCGCAGGAACCTAGCACCTTCTCTACAACCCAGTCCCGTTGCAAGATTTTCTGGTCCATTCAACTACCCCAGCCAGACCGTATTCGATGGTGCAACAGCTAATCCTTACGCGGCAACCTATGGAACTACCCACACGCAAAGTCCAGCTGGAATAACACAACAGCACTACTCTATTCCTGTGGACAATTTGGGTCCATCTGGTTACCGGTCTAGTGGTTCTTATTCAGGACAGGCTACCTATGGCATATACGATTACAGAAATGGTGCTCCCCTAACATATCCACCTCCATACACAGTAGATCAACCTACTTACAGGGGCTAG